The following are encoded together in the Flammeovirga agarivorans genome:
- a CDS encoding S41 family peptidase, which translates to MKKFKILSISLFALLITSSCESLFIEKDPSSGHRASFEYLWQKTKDQYSYFDLKNIDWDSVYTVYNRRVSDDMYAEEFFHEMFNMMKTLEDGHVNLYSPFSVSRYPELAVPDSNYDTRTIRANYLSDQYYQTGPLTNDLIHVIDTADNEKKILVKEINGENKGIAYVRYSSFSSMISSYDIDYVISRYGSVTEGMIFDVRSNGGGSPLNIFKLCSRFIPKDAGNTTLYYSRNKVGPGPNDFDDWIPADIDPEGLYYPGKIVVLTDRGCYSATSYFATALQAVKKLRPVKIIGVPTGGGLGAPRGGQLPNGWYYRMSVTQTRSVDGDLDFELGVPPDIYVTQQPSDNEKGKDTLVEAAILEIFEGQW; encoded by the coding sequence ATGAAAAAGTTTAAAATATTAAGTATTTCATTATTTGCTCTCCTTATTACAAGTAGCTGTGAGAGTTTATTTATTGAAAAAGATCCATCCTCGGGTCATAGAGCATCTTTTGAGTATTTATGGCAAAAGACAAAAGACCAATATTCATATTTTGATTTAAAGAACATTGACTGGGATAGTGTGTATACAGTTTATAATCGTAGAGTTTCTGACGATATGTATGCAGAAGAATTTTTCCATGAAATGTTTAACATGATGAAAACACTGGAGGATGGTCATGTTAATTTATATTCTCCATTCAGTGTATCAAGGTATCCTGAATTAGCTGTTCCTGATTCTAATTATGATACAAGAACAATCAGAGCCAATTATTTAAGTGATCAATACTATCAGACAGGCCCTTTGACTAATGATCTTATCCACGTTATTGATACAGCAGATAATGAAAAGAAAATCTTAGTTAAAGAGATAAATGGTGAAAATAAAGGTATAGCATATGTGAGATATAGTAGTTTTTCTTCTATGATTTCTAGTTATGATATAGACTACGTTATCTCAAGGTATGGTTCTGTTACAGAAGGGATGATATTTGATGTGAGAAGTAATGGAGGAGGATCTCCTTTGAATATTTTTAAATTATGTAGCAGGTTTATTCCTAAAGATGCCGGTAATACTACTTTATACTATAGTAGAAATAAGGTGGGTCCAGGACCTAATGATTTTGATGATTGGATTCCTGCTGATATTGATCCTGAAGGCTTGTATTACCCTGGTAAAATTGTGGTATTGACTGATCGTGGGTGTTACAGTGCAACATCGTACTTTGCGACTGCATTACAAGCTGTAAAGAAATTAAGACCAGTGAAAATCATTGGAGTTCCTACTGGAGGTGGTTTGGGAGCTCCAAGAGGAGGACAGTTACCAAACGGATGGTATTACCGAATGTCTGTGACACAAACCCGTTCAGTAGATGGAGATTTAGATTTTGAATTGGGAGTTCCTCCAGATATTTATGTTACGCAGCAACCTTCTGATAATGAAAAAGGTAAGGATACTTTGGTAGAAGCGGCAATTCTAGAGATTTTCGAAGGGCAGTGGTAA
- a CDS encoding DivIVA domain-containing protein, translating into MSIEPNDLINQSFKKKIFGGYDAKDVTRMLHTVAKEIEGLREQNDRLLMDLDDHKKRLGQFEKLEEKMIDSINSAEVAKKKALRDVEKHADTIIKTAQQRADFILKEAEERADHAMNEVQKRYRSEMDKLRKDTTIMKRDYQAIDNYSDKLLNALSDMAEKTLSEARRLQAIKDMAHNNQAAVKIQKERTKTMLEKVIVDESTETSFFEDLNLAKQS; encoded by the coding sequence ATGAGTATTGAACCAAATGATCTAATAAATCAAAGCTTCAAAAAGAAAATTTTCGGTGGCTACGACGCTAAAGATGTAACACGCATGTTACATACTGTTGCAAAAGAAATCGAAGGTTTAAGAGAACAAAACGATAGACTATTGATGGACCTGGATGATCACAAAAAACGTCTAGGGCAGTTTGAAAAACTTGAGGAGAAAATGATAGACTCTATCAACTCTGCAGAAGTAGCTAAGAAAAAGGCACTAAGAGATGTGGAAAAACATGCAGATACTATCATTAAAACTGCACAACAAAGAGCTGATTTTATACTAAAAGAGGCAGAAGAAAGAGCAGATCATGCGATGAATGAAGTCCAAAAACGTTATAGAAGCGAAATGGATAAACTTCGTAAAGACACAACTATAATGAAAAGAGATTATCAGGCGATCGATAATTATTCTGATAAACTATTAAATGCACTTAGCGACATGGCTGAAAAGACTTTATCTGAAGCTCGTAGATTACAAGCTATTAAAGATATGGCTCACAACAACCAAGCAGCGGTGAAAATTCAGAAAGAGCGTACAAAAACAATGTTAGAAAAAGTGATAGTAGATGAGTCTACTGAAACAAGCTTTTTCGAAGATTTGAATTTAGCAAAGCAATCATAG
- the folB gene encoding dihydroneopterin aldolase produces the protein MKHTIALEGLEFFAYHGFFKEERKIGNKYGVDIFVDTDFKKAAQEDDLDGTINYMDLYEIIKKHMSISTKLLENIAQNVVDDVYEKWSSNVFKVVVKIKKFNPPIGGVCTASVITIEQ, from the coding sequence ATGAAACATACTATTGCTCTAGAAGGATTAGAGTTTTTTGCATATCATGGCTTCTTTAAAGAAGAAAGAAAAATAGGCAACAAATATGGGGTTGATATCTTCGTAGATACTGACTTTAAAAAAGCAGCCCAAGAGGATGATCTTGATGGAACTATTAACTATATGGATCTATATGAGATTATTAAGAAGCATATGAGCATTTCTACAAAACTATTAGAAAACATTGCTCAGAATGTTGTAGATGATGTGTATGAAAAGTGGAGTAGCAACGTATTTAAAGTAGTAGTAAAAATTAAAAAATTTAACCCTCCTATCGGAGGTGTGTGCACAGCGTCTGTGATTACTATCGAACAGTAA
- a CDS encoding MerR family transcriptional regulator has translation MSNYSIKDLEHLTGVKAHTIRIWEQRYKIITPKRSETNIRYYNDDDLKLMLNVSLLNNNGFKISKIAKLTEAEIHEEVLKVVDVNDNYFDQISALTMAMLEFNESHFEKIIASNILKRGFEESMIHIIMPFMHRVGVLWLTGSVSPAQEHFISHLIRQKIIVAIDAQVVDPDPQKSEFMLFLPDGELHEISLLFAAYMIRARGFKVIYLGQSLPMVELKQVYDSKKADFLLTVSTSIAQIGDMQKYIDDLGDTFPESKILLTGRQIVGNDYKMKDNMEVLPSLQYFRELLESISEVGVTVR, from the coding sequence ATGAGTAACTATTCAATAAAAGACTTAGAACATTTAACAGGAGTGAAAGCTCATACTATCAGAATATGGGAACAAAGATACAAAATTATAACCCCGAAACGATCAGAAACAAACATTAGATATTACAATGATGACGATTTAAAATTGATGTTGAATGTGTCATTACTTAATAATAACGGATTCAAAATTTCAAAGATCGCAAAACTCACCGAAGCAGAAATTCATGAGGAAGTATTGAAGGTTGTTGATGTTAATGACAACTATTTTGATCAGATCAGTGCTTTAACAATGGCTATGCTTGAGTTCAATGAATCTCATTTCGAAAAGATTATTGCGAGCAATATTCTTAAAAGAGGATTTGAAGAAAGTATGATACACATTATCATGCCTTTTATGCATAGAGTTGGTGTATTATGGTTAACAGGTTCAGTGTCCCCCGCTCAAGAACATTTCATATCACACCTGATACGTCAAAAAATAATAGTCGCAATTGATGCACAAGTAGTCGATCCTGATCCTCAGAAATCGGAATTTATGCTTTTTCTACCAGATGGAGAGTTGCATGAAATATCACTTTTATTTGCTGCCTACATGATTAGGGCAAGAGGTTTCAAAGTGATTTATCTTGGTCAATCTCTTCCAATGGTTGAGTTAAAACAAGTGTACGACAGTAAAAAGGCTGATTTCTTGTTAACTGTATCTACTTCAATTGCACAAATCGGTGATATGCAAAAATATATTGATGACTTAGGTGATACATTCCCCGAATCGAAAATACTTCTTACAGGTAGACAAATTGTAGGCAATGACTACAAAATGAAAGATAATATGGAAGTACTTCCTTCACTACAATACTTTAGAGAATTACTTGAAAGTATCAGTGAAGTAGGAGTTACTGTTCGATAG
- a CDS encoding alpha/beta fold hydrolase yields the protein MKNIQTNFQGFRVMGTGPRLLICFHGYGQTVDVFSPLSKMQDKYTLLSIALPYHSDNYALDRKLSVNYPLGIYHFILYFAKKHQFNSWEICGYSIGARLAQFCYTQNPKKCDALYLVAPDGVGQNYFFSTVTHRLFNPLFKKVMKRSDLLIKSIQLIRKTRVISASLSSFAQQNIGSKEQSQKVANTWIALRKAKISNSKLLYYLEEYNTPYFLVRGKFDKIITAKKLRGFTKKAPVYRVIALPANHVSVLTSFFQWFKEKRLKNED from the coding sequence TTGAAAAATATTCAAACAAATTTTCAAGGATTCCGTGTAATGGGCACAGGTCCAAGACTATTAATTTGTTTTCATGGGTATGGTCAAACAGTAGATGTTTTTTCCCCTCTTTCTAAGATGCAAGATAAGTACACTCTGTTATCTATTGCTCTACCCTATCATAGTGATAACTATGCTTTGGATAGAAAGCTTAGTGTCAATTACCCGTTAGGGATCTATCATTTCATTTTATATTTCGCTAAGAAACATCAATTCAACAGCTGGGAAATTTGTGGCTATTCAATTGGAGCTAGATTAGCACAATTCTGTTATACACAAAATCCCAAAAAGTGTGATGCCTTATATTTAGTGGCTCCAGATGGAGTTGGTCAAAATTACTTTTTCTCTACTGTAACACATCGTTTGTTTAATCCTTTATTTAAGAAAGTGATGAAACGAAGCGACTTATTAATTAAAAGTATTCAACTCATCCGTAAAACTAGAGTAATTTCAGCATCCTTGTCATCATTTGCCCAACAAAATATAGGATCAAAAGAACAATCACAGAAAGTAGCAAATACATGGATTGCTCTTAGAAAAGCTAAAATTTCTAATTCAAAATTATTGTACTACCTCGAAGAATACAATACCCCCTACTTTCTGGTTAGAGGGAAATTTGATAAAATCATAACAGCAAAAAAGCTAAGAGGATTCACAAAAAAAGCACCTGTATATAGGGTGATAGCCTTACCTGCTAATCATGTATCTGTCCTCACTTCATTCTTTCAGTGGTTTAAAGAAAAACGCCTAAAAAATGAAGACTAA
- the nadC gene encoding carboxylating nicotinate-nucleotide diphosphorylase: protein MKPKYLTEQAIDAFIQSGLKEDIGDGDHSTLSAVPKDAVESAQMIFKDEGVIAGIEVAKRIFLSIDPNMEIETFVEEGDTLKYGDIVMKIKGNAQAILMGERLALNCAQRMSGIATHTNRVVNLIKETNTKILDTRKTTPNFRLMEKWAVHIGGGQNHRFGLYDMVMLKDNHIDYAGSIEKAVSGTKEYLAEKNKDLRIEVETRNLQEVQEAISANVDVIMLDNMDLETMSKAVNMVNGQCQTEASGGITEDVVLDVAKTGVDFISLGALTHSSLSKDISLKAVK, encoded by the coding sequence GTGAAACCAAAATACTTAACAGAACAGGCAATCGACGCCTTCATTCAGAGTGGATTGAAGGAAGATATCGGAGATGGAGATCATTCAACATTATCTGCAGTACCAAAAGATGCTGTAGAATCTGCTCAAATGATTTTCAAAGATGAAGGAGTGATCGCAGGAATCGAGGTCGCTAAACGTATTTTTTTATCGATCGATCCCAACATGGAGATCGAGACTTTTGTAGAAGAAGGCGATACCTTGAAATATGGAGATATCGTGATGAAAATTAAAGGTAATGCTCAGGCCATTTTAATGGGAGAACGCCTTGCTTTAAACTGTGCTCAAAGAATGAGTGGTATCGCAACTCATACCAATAGAGTCGTTAATTTAATCAAAGAAACGAATACTAAGATTTTAGATACACGTAAAACTACACCAAACTTCCGTCTAATGGAGAAGTGGGCAGTTCATATCGGTGGAGGACAAAATCATAGGTTTGGATTATACGATATGGTCATGCTAAAAGATAATCATATTGATTATGCAGGTAGCATTGAAAAAGCCGTTAGTGGTACAAAAGAATATTTAGCAGAAAAAAATAAAGATTTGAGAATTGAAGTAGAAACAAGAAATCTACAAGAAGTTCAAGAAGCAATTTCTGCAAATGTTGATGTTATCATGTTAGACAACATGGATTTGGAAACTATGTCGAAAGCAGTAAATATGGTTAACGGTCAGTGTCAAACAGAAGCATCTGGAGGTATTACTGAAGATGTTGTGCTCGATGTCGCAAAAACGGGAGTAGATTTTATCTCTCTTGGAGCATTAACACACTCAAGTTTAAGTAAAGATATCAGCTTAAAAGCTGTGAAATAA
- a CDS encoding sensor histidine kinase: MKARIYSNRTTLKVLVVVTGLVIGVISIIYTELLVGELRQREYDQIDFFAKVQAKMATMSGQDNADVTFLLMEVIKGNDLIPVILADEHQNPISSKNIEIPKRFSQEEQLAFLRKQIIEMEKDYKPIKIDFSNGEEQYIYYADSHLVKNLRYAPLVQISLFGILAIAAYLVFSTSRRAEQNQVWAGLAKETAHQLGTPISSLVAWIEYFKTDDDFDHSIIEELEKDVHRLEMITARFSNIGSEPVLKPKNLEPSVRGAVDYMSKRISNKVKMSVEYDIDSQVQINISRPLFEWVIENLCRNAVDAMNGVGSIDIKMSLTQHKNTAVIDVKDSGKGIPKNKIKKVFSPGFTTKKRGWGLGLTLVKRIVEEYHGGKIFILESIPGEGTTFRIMMPIVV; encoded by the coding sequence TTGAAAGCTAGAATATATTCCAACCGAACAACATTAAAAGTTTTAGTAGTCGTAACAGGACTTGTTATTGGTGTCATCTCAATAATTTATACTGAATTATTGGTCGGAGAACTAAGACAAAGAGAGTACGATCAAATAGATTTCTTTGCCAAAGTACAAGCTAAAATGGCTACGATGTCAGGTCAAGACAATGCAGATGTTACTTTCCTATTGATGGAAGTAATAAAAGGCAATGATCTGATTCCTGTGATTCTCGCAGACGAGCATCAAAATCCTATTAGCTCGAAAAATATTGAGATACCCAAGCGGTTTTCGCAAGAAGAGCAGTTGGCCTTTCTTCGAAAACAAATCATTGAGATGGAAAAAGATTACAAACCCATCAAGATAGATTTTTCAAATGGTGAGGAGCAATACATTTATTATGCAGATTCCCATTTGGTAAAAAACCTTAGGTATGCTCCTTTGGTTCAAATATCACTTTTCGGAATTCTAGCCATTGCTGCTTACTTGGTCTTCTCAACCTCTCGTAGAGCAGAACAAAACCAAGTATGGGCAGGGTTAGCCAAAGAAACAGCTCACCAACTAGGTACACCGATTTCTTCTTTAGTAGCTTGGATAGAATACTTCAAAACTGATGATGATTTTGACCATAGTATTATTGAAGAACTGGAAAAGGATGTTCATAGATTAGAAATGATTACGGCGAGGTTCTCTAATATTGGATCTGAACCCGTATTAAAACCTAAAAACCTTGAGCCTTCTGTAAGAGGTGCAGTCGACTATATGTCGAAAAGGATTTCGAATAAGGTGAAAATGTCTGTCGAATACGATATTGATAGCCAAGTGCAAATAAATATCAGTAGACCATTATTTGAATGGGTAATAGAGAATTTATGTAGAAATGCTGTAGATGCCATGAACGGGGTAGGAAGTATTGACATTAAAATGTCACTTACTCAGCATAAGAATACAGCGGTTATCGATGTAAAAGATTCGGGTAAAGGAATCCCTAAAAATAAAATTAAGAAAGTATTCTCCCCTGGGTTTACCACCAAAAAACGTGGTTGGGGCTTAGGATTGACACTGGTAAAAAGGATTGTAGAAGAATATCATGGAGGAAAAATATTTATTTTGGAGTCAATACCTGGAGAAGGAACAACTTTCCGAATTATGATGCCTATAGTTGTCTAG
- a CDS encoding hotdog fold thioesterase has translation MLRNNMLGHVGIEFLEVKDGFISAKMPVDNRTKQPMGLLHGGASVVLAETLGSVGALAHIDSETQVPVGQEINANHIKSAKEGEVVGEATPIHMGKKSHVWEIKIYDEQRDLVCISRMTVAIITKKK, from the coding sequence ATGCTCAGAAACAATATGCTTGGACATGTTGGAATAGAATTTTTAGAAGTAAAAGATGGATTTATTAGTGCCAAAATGCCTGTTGATAATAGAACGAAACAACCTATGGGTTTGTTGCATGGAGGAGCGTCTGTAGTGTTAGCTGAAACCCTTGGAAGTGTAGGAGCTTTAGCCCATATTGATTCGGAAACACAAGTTCCTGTAGGACAGGAAATCAATGCCAATCATATAAAAAGTGCAAAAGAAGGAGAAGTTGTTGGTGAGGCGACACCTATTCATATGGGAAAAAAATCTCATGTATGGGAGATTAAAATATATGATGAACAAAGAGATTTAGTTTGTATTTCTCGAATGACAGTGGCTATAATCACTAAGAAAAAGTAA
- a CDS encoding histidine phosphatase family protein, whose protein sequence is MATKHIYIIRHGETDFNKKGYVQGNSIDSNLNDLGKEQANAFFEKYKHISFDKIYTSSLKRTHQSALPFINTGIPFESHAGLNEISWGEKEGRPLTDQDNLNHAKLLSEWNNGNYDYKLDDAESPNEVADRQNKTMQHILSNTDEKNVLIVTHGRAMKILVSLLMKEPLKNMDQYEHSNLALYHLAYNNGKFRIIQGNDTRHLAHITKKEHALKNNIINH, encoded by the coding sequence ATGGCTACAAAACACATTTACATAATCAGGCATGGCGAGACTGATTTCAACAAAAAAGGATACGTTCAAGGAAACAGTATCGACTCTAACTTAAATGATTTAGGTAAAGAGCAGGCGAATGCATTTTTCGAAAAATATAAACATATCTCGTTTGATAAGATATATACTTCTTCATTAAAAAGAACACATCAAAGTGCTCTTCCATTTATCAATACCGGTATACCATTTGAAAGCCACGCAGGTTTGAATGAAATTAGCTGGGGAGAAAAAGAAGGAAGACCTCTAACAGATCAAGACAATTTAAATCATGCAAAATTACTTTCTGAATGGAATAATGGTAATTATGATTATAAATTAGATGATGCAGAATCACCAAACGAAGTTGCAGATCGCCAAAATAAAACAATGCAACACATTCTTTCCAATACTGATGAAAAGAATGTATTGATTGTCACTCATGGTAGAGCCATGAAAATATTAGTATCATTACTAATGAAAGAGCCATTAAAAAACATGGATCAGTATGAACACTCTAACTTGGCATTGTATCATTTAGCATACAATAACGGTAAGTTCAGAATAATTCAAGGTAACGATACTAGACATTTAGCACATATCACTAAAAAAGAGCATGCACTTAAAAATAATATTATTAACCATTGA
- a CDS encoding HAD family hydrolase encodes MKFSYFFSDCDGVIIDSEIIAANVMVKYINDFGVEIDLDTYLRTCSGKTFSGIMTNLSKEHGLVLSDNYLDEITSLYMEAAKTQEKAIEGAKKAFEEIELPKAIISNGFKAQINHAVDLVGLRNEFEDRVFSGVEDVENPKPAPDIYLFAAKKIGIDPKEIIVIEDSKSGAKAAVDAGMYVIGFTGASHILEGHEQVLNDVGVKHVIQNMSDLPPLIKKING; translated from the coding sequence ATGAAGTTTAGCTATTTTTTCTCCGATTGTGATGGAGTAATTATCGATAGTGAGATTATTGCGGCCAATGTAATGGTTAAATATATCAATGATTTTGGCGTTGAGATTGACCTTGATACCTATCTGAGAACTTGCTCGGGCAAGACCTTTAGTGGTATTATGACAAACTTATCTAAAGAGCATGGACTTGTATTAAGTGATAATTACTTAGATGAAATTACGTCACTTTATATGGAGGCTGCAAAAACTCAAGAAAAAGCAATTGAAGGAGCGAAAAAAGCTTTTGAAGAAATAGAGCTTCCCAAAGCAATTATTTCGAATGGCTTCAAAGCACAGATTAATCATGCAGTTGATTTAGTGGGCTTAAGAAACGAGTTTGAAGATCGAGTTTTTTCAGGGGTTGAAGATGTTGAAAACCCCAAGCCAGCACCAGATATATATCTTTTTGCAGCAAAAAAAATAGGGATAGACCCTAAAGAAATAATTGTAATCGAAGATAGTAAAAGTGGAGCAAAGGCTGCTGTGGATGCAGGCATGTATGTAATTGGATTTACTGGAGCATCTCATATTTTGGAGGGTCACGAACAAGTTTTGAATGATGTTGGTGTAAAACATGTTATTCAAAACATGTCCGATTTACCTCCTCTGATCAAAAAGATCAATGGTTAA
- a CDS encoding MFS transporter — protein MEKQTVQNIYTLQFWLLCTSSLLFFTSFNMIIPELPDYLTSLGGEEYKGLIISLFTVTAGLSRPFSGKLTDRVGRVPVMVFGVLVSCVCTLFYPFVGSAFAFLLIRFLHGFSTGFKPTGTSAYLADIVPFDRRGEALGILGFCSSTGIGLGPIIGSWLAMETSLDMMFYASSAISLVSILILFGMKETLENPERLKLDHFIIRRNEVIDKNALPPAIVMLLCTTSYGVILTLIPDLSKQLGIENKGTFFMFFTGASMLVRVFAGRLSDKYGRVPVLKFSTILLVFALSWIGVASSATELFAAAILLGLGIGTNSPTVYAWTIDRSDPLHRGRAIATMYIALEIGIGVGAFLSAEIYNNIEEQIGWSFIASAVACMFAFLYVVMAPLNEKSIKDK, from the coding sequence ATGGAAAAACAAACAGTTCAGAATATCTACACATTACAATTCTGGTTACTTTGCACTAGTTCCCTATTATTTTTTACAAGCTTCAATATGATAATCCCTGAACTTCCGGATTATCTAACCTCATTGGGAGGAGAAGAATACAAGGGTTTAATCATTTCATTATTTACAGTAACGGCAGGGCTATCAAGACCTTTTAGTGGTAAACTGACAGATAGAGTTGGTAGAGTACCTGTAATGGTTTTTGGTGTATTAGTTAGTTGTGTCTGTACATTGTTTTATCCATTTGTAGGATCAGCGTTTGCATTTTTATTAATCCGTTTTTTACATGGATTCTCTACAGGGTTTAAACCAACGGGGACATCGGCATATTTAGCAGATATAGTACCTTTTGATAGAAGAGGAGAAGCTTTAGGAATTCTAGGTTTTTGTTCGTCAACAGGTATAGGGTTAGGGCCTATTATTGGTAGTTGGTTAGCAATGGAAACAAGCTTGGATATGATGTTTTATGCTTCCTCAGCAATATCATTAGTTTCTATTCTAATTTTATTTGGAATGAAAGAAACCTTAGAGAATCCAGAGCGATTAAAATTGGATCACTTTATTATTCGAAGAAATGAGGTGATCGATAAAAATGCCTTGCCACCTGCCATTGTAATGCTCTTATGTACCACTTCTTATGGAGTGATTCTAACATTGATTCCAGACCTTTCAAAACAATTAGGTATTGAAAATAAAGGGACCTTTTTTATGTTTTTTACTGGAGCATCTATGTTAGTTAGAGTTTTCGCAGGAAGGCTATCTGATAAATATGGAAGGGTACCCGTACTTAAGTTTTCTACAATCTTACTGGTATTTGCATTAAGTTGGATTGGAGTAGCTTCTTCTGCAACAGAATTATTTGCAGCAGCCATATTACTTGGATTGGGTATAGGAACGAACTCACCGACGGTTTATGCGTGGACAATAGATCGTAGTGATCCTTTGCATAGAGGTAGAGCTATTGCAACCATGTATATCGCTTTAGAAATAGGTATTGGTGTAGGTGCATTCCTTTCAGCTGAAATTTATAATAATATAGAAGAGCAAATAGGTTGGTCATTTATAGCTTCTGCTGTAGCCTGTATGTTTGCCTTTTTATATGTTGTAATGGCACCATTAAATGAAAAATCAATAAAAGATAAATAA
- a CDS encoding S1/P1 nuclease, producing the protein MFRIKSTLTLFFAFLMMLTTDMKVFAWGQNGHRAVAEIANNHLNKKAKKALQEILGDSAYLPMVSTWMDDIKSDKKYAFMSPWHYFNIDEGEKFEDVERNPKGDIIKAIDDMVAILENENSTKTQKARAIKVLTHLVGDLHQPFHVGHKSDLGGNRVKVTWFGKPSNIHRVWDSEMITSKELSFTEIARFADHATPEQVEELQKATTIDMMNESHALCTKFYAEVGDGKLGYRYMYDHYKTVEERIMKGGIRLAGILNKVLG; encoded by the coding sequence ATGTTCCGTATTAAATCTACATTAACCCTATTCTTTGCTTTTTTAATGATGTTAACAACAGATATGAAAGTATTTGCTTGGGGACAAAATGGGCATAGAGCAGTAGCTGAAATTGCAAATAATCACTTAAATAAAAAGGCAAAAAAAGCTTTACAAGAAATATTAGGTGACTCTGCATATTTACCAATGGTAAGTACTTGGATGGACGATATTAAGTCCGATAAAAAATATGCATTTATGTCTCCATGGCACTATTTCAATATCGATGAAGGGGAGAAATTTGAAGATGTTGAAAGAAACCCTAAAGGTGATATCATTAAAGCAATTGATGATATGGTAGCCATTTTAGAAAATGAAAATTCTACTAAAACACAAAAAGCTAGAGCAATTAAAGTGCTCACTCATTTAGTTGGAGACCTTCATCAACCCTTTCATGTAGGTCATAAAAGTGACTTAGGAGGAAATAGAGTAAAGGTAACTTGGTTTGGAAAGCCTTCTAATATTCATAGAGTATGGGATTCAGAAATGATTACCTCAAAAGAATTGAGTTTTACAGAGATTGCAAGATTTGCAGATCATGCTACTCCAGAACAAGTTGAAGAGCTACAAAAAGCAACAACAATTGATATGATGAATGAGTCCCATGCATTATGTACAAAGTTTTATGCTGAAGTAGGTGATGGAAAATTAGGATACAGATATATGTACGATCACTATAAAACTGTAGAAGAGAGAATAATGAAAGGTGGAATTCGATTAGCAGGTATACTTAATAAAGTACTTGGCTAA
- a CDS encoding outer membrane beta-barrel protein, producing MKKILAIICGLLLIGATANAQSGLISLGVKGGIGASNYDLSNAAGVSTEGTASWHVGGMFRTNIPVLPIYAQVEALYSRVGGKISIAGGVEQDTYINRFDVPIVAGLKFGLLGISGRVFGGAVAQANLSDNFSDISSDIKTESFVWGWQAGIGADIRKLTVDVKYEAGSDLITEQTGAPSIKSTQWIVSLGWFFGGGDD from the coding sequence ATGAAAAAAATTCTAGCAATTATTTGCGGATTACTCTTAATCGGCGCGACAGCCAATGCACAATCAGGTCTTATTAGCCTTGGTGTTAAAGGTGGTATTGGTGCATCTAACTACGACTTAAGCAACGCTGCTGGTGTTTCTACAGAAGGAACAGCATCATGGCATGTTGGTGGTATGTTCAGAACAAACATTCCTGTATTACCAATTTATGCTCAGGTAGAAGCACTATACTCAAGAGTTGGTGGTAAAATCTCTATCGCTGGTGGTGTTGAGCAAGACACTTACATCAATAGATTTGATGTGCCAATCGTAGCAGGTTTAAAATTTGGTTTATTAGGAATTAGCGGTAGAGTTTTCGGTGGTGCTGTAGCTCAAGCTAACTTATCGGACAACTTTAGTGACATCTCAAGCGACATCAAAACTGAAAGCTTCGTTTGGGGATGGCAAGCAGGTATCGGTGCAGATATCAGAAAATTAACTGTAGACGTTAAGTATGAAGCAGGTTCAGATTTAATTACTGAACAAACTGGTGCTCCTTCTATCAAGTCAACACAATGGATTGTTTCATTAGGTTGGTTCTTTGGTGGTGGAGACGACTAA